The following are encoded together in the Terriglobia bacterium genome:
- a CDS encoding Crp/Fnr family transcriptional regulator, with the protein MKVPHKKRPSFDPRTFLSKAGLGRTIVHLRKTQIVFSQGDAADSVFYIQKGRVKLTVVSRSGKEATIALLGAGDFVGEACVAAAQPLRMATAIALSDAVLLKVDKEAMIRVLHHQNALSEIFVAYLLARNARIQEDLVDQLFSSSEKRLARILLLLAQFGKEGAPNKVVPKISQEVLAEMVGTTRTRVNFFMNRFRKLGFVEYNGELRIHSSLLNIVLHD; encoded by the coding sequence ATCAAGGTCCCACATAAAAAGCGGCCATCGTTTGATCCCAGAACCTTTCTTTCCAAAGCCGGCCTGGGCAGGACAATTGTTCATCTGCGCAAGACGCAGATCGTCTTTTCCCAGGGTGATGCGGCGGATTCTGTGTTTTATATCCAGAAGGGCCGGGTCAAGCTCACTGTGGTTTCCAGGAGTGGCAAAGAAGCCACCATCGCGTTGTTAGGCGCCGGGGATTTTGTAGGAGAGGCGTGCGTAGCTGCGGCTCAGCCCTTGCGCATGGCAACGGCTATCGCGCTTAGCGATGCCGTACTGCTCAAGGTTGATAAAGAAGCCATGATACGGGTGCTTCATCATCAAAACGCCCTTTCTGAGATTTTCGTCGCCTACCTGCTGGCCCGCAACGCCCGCATCCAGGAAGACCTGGTGGACCAGCTTTTTAGTTCCAGCGAAAAACGCCTGGCCCGGATTCTCCTGCTGCTCGCGCAATTCGGCAAGGAAGGCGCGCCGAATAAAGTGGTCCCCAAAATAAGCCAGGAAGTGCTGGCCGAAATGGTGGGCACAACCCGGACACGAGTCAATTTCTTCATGAATCGCTTCCGCAAGCTGGGGTTTGTTGAGTATAACGGCGAACTCCGGATCCATAGTTCGCTCCTGAACATCGTCCTGCACGACTAA
- a CDS encoding phage tail protein, whose product MKKHTRREFLGKTIVGAIGAGAVLSGLDAGALLAEQLTADRRSYAAARYGIMLDGIMAGWLHSAEGGHATSDPVAQKPGPAGMQRNPGAVVRYEDITLTCGMGMSRAFYEWIKATLEKSHMRKDGAIHSCDYDGNVKSTLDFFHGLITEVGFPTLDASSKDEARMTIKISPESTRMTKGSGKLSAGGPANAAQKRWLPANFRLQIPALDCSHVNRIEALTIKQKVIENRPGQPRTPELRIPTKEPPIVEVPNLVITLPEQHAAGLLAWQKESAGRSGHDAKNQKSGQLEYLSHDLREPLFTLNFHGLGIFKVTPDKTEARNENIRRVKAEMYCEEIRFSYGAGAWA is encoded by the coding sequence ATGAAAAAGCATACACGCCGCGAATTTCTGGGCAAGACCATTGTAGGAGCCATTGGCGCGGGCGCCGTCCTGAGCGGCCTGGACGCGGGCGCTCTGCTGGCCGAACAACTCACGGCTGATCGCCGCAGCTACGCGGCCGCGCGCTACGGCATCATGCTCGACGGAATCATGGCCGGGTGGTTGCACTCGGCGGAGGGCGGCCACGCCACCAGCGACCCCGTCGCGCAGAAGCCGGGCCCTGCCGGCATGCAGCGCAACCCCGGCGCAGTCGTCAGATACGAAGACATCACCCTGACTTGCGGCATGGGCATGTCGCGCGCATTTTACGAGTGGATCAAGGCCACGCTGGAGAAATCGCACATGCGCAAGGACGGCGCCATCCATTCTTGCGATTACGATGGCAACGTGAAATCCACGTTGGATTTTTTCCACGGGCTGATCACGGAAGTTGGCTTCCCAACGCTGGACGCCTCGTCCAAGGACGAAGCGCGAATGACCATCAAGATTTCACCGGAATCCACGCGCATGACCAAGGGCAGCGGCAAGCTCTCCGCCGGCGGCCCGGCGAATGCCGCGCAGAAGCGCTGGCTGCCCGCAAACTTCCGCCTGCAGATCCCCGCCCTGGACTGTTCGCACGTCAACCGCATTGAGGCCCTTACCATCAAACAGAAAGTAATCGAGAACCGCCCGGGCCAACCTAGGACGCCGGAACTCCGCATTCCGACAAAAGAACCACCGATAGTCGAGGTCCCCAACCTGGTGATTACCCTGCCGGAACAGCACGCGGCAGGGCTGCTGGCGTGGCAGAAGGAATCGGCCGGCCGCAGCGGCCACGACGCGAAGAACCAGAAGAGCGGCCAGCTCGAATACCTGAGTCACGATCTGCGCGAACCGCTGTTCACGCTCAACTTCCACGGTCTGGGCATCTTCAAAGTCACTCCGGACAAAACGGAGGCCCGCAACGAGAACATCCGCCGGGTGAAGGCCGAAATGTATTGCGAGGAAATCCGCTTCAGCTACGGGGCCGGGGCCTGGGCGTGA
- the purS gene encoding phosphoribosylformylglycinamidine synthase subunit PurS produces the protein MKAYVTVMLKTTVLDPQGKTIHGALKKMGYQGVGDVRQGKLFELTLNGGLDTNAAKAEVERIAKEVLTNPVIEEFSYRLEE, from the coding sequence ATGAAGGCCTACGTTACAGTCATGCTCAAGACCACCGTCCTGGACCCGCAGGGCAAGACCATTCACGGCGCGCTCAAAAAGATGGGATACCAGGGCGTGGGCGACGTCCGCCAGGGCAAGTTGTTTGAGCTCACCCTGAACGGCGGGCTGGACACGAACGCAGCCAAGGCGGAAGTGGAACGCATCGCCAAAGAAGTACTGACCAACCCGGTGATTGAAGAGTTTAGTTATAGGCTGGAAGAGTGA
- a CDS encoding Crp/Fnr family transcriptional regulator, which yields MHSNGALQLRGNWLNGDCFESKRSTGLAKRDSAELAAGILPVFYPKGGIFFLEGQSATGVFLLRTGRAKESVASDKGKTAIVRIVGPGAILGLSAVLTGAAHESTVETLEATQADFVWKAHFLRLLKTSGQMALMVAGQLSRNCKEAYASIRCLGVSASVPERIARLLLQWAESPLPNQNRDVGIRIRVTLTHEEISQFVGSTRETTSRALGEFREMKWITTNGNTWTIINREAIRRVAAV from the coding sequence ATGCATTCGAATGGCGCTCTGCAACTGCGTGGGAATTGGTTGAACGGTGATTGTTTTGAAAGCAAAAGATCGACCGGGCTGGCCAAACGAGACAGTGCCGAATTGGCAGCGGGAATTCTTCCTGTCTTTTATCCCAAAGGCGGCATTTTCTTCCTGGAAGGGCAATCTGCAACGGGGGTTTTTCTTCTGCGTACGGGCCGGGCCAAAGAGTCTGTGGCTTCGGATAAAGGAAAAACCGCGATCGTGAGAATCGTTGGCCCCGGCGCGATCCTGGGTCTCTCAGCGGTATTAACCGGTGCGGCCCATGAATCCACGGTTGAAACTCTCGAAGCGACGCAAGCTGATTTCGTGTGGAAAGCCCATTTTCTTCGTTTACTGAAAACCTCCGGCCAGATGGCCCTAATGGTTGCAGGCCAGCTAAGCCGCAACTGCAAAGAGGCTTACGCGTCTATACGCTGCCTGGGTGTTTCCGCCTCAGTGCCAGAGCGGATCGCGCGACTCCTTCTCCAGTGGGCTGAATCCCCGCTGCCGAATCAGAATCGGGATGTGGGAATACGAATTCGAGTCACCCTGACCCACGAGGAGATAAGCCAGTTCGTTGGAAGTACGCGGGAAACAACGTCCAGAGCCTTGGGAGAATTCCGGGAAATGAAATGGATCACCACGAACGGCAACACCTGGACCATTATCAATAGGGAAGCAATACGACGCGTGGCCGCAGTTTGA
- a CDS encoding Crp/Fnr family transcriptional regulator produces MKRMKKKPSHVAGSAGAGMGGKVSFYRGKQNIYSQGAPAYTLFYIQEGGVRLTTRSKHKPPAVTAILGVGDFFGELCLAGFPLRVSTAVALTASSIREITKASMARILRRKSKVTHPFVSYLLSSVKTYQDHVAELLTSSSEQRLARVLLRLAHLDRRGPAITGLPHLSHQVLAEMVGTTRPRINFFMNRFRKRGYINYNGGIEVYKSLKNVLQSR; encoded by the coding sequence ATGAAACGCATGAAGAAGAAGCCGTCACACGTTGCTGGTTCTGCGGGAGCCGGCATGGGCGGCAAGGTCTCATTCTATCGGGGCAAACAAAATATCTATTCCCAAGGCGCGCCCGCTTACACCCTCTTCTACATTCAAGAAGGAGGGGTGCGGCTTACCACCCGGTCGAAACATAAGCCGCCGGCGGTCACCGCCATTCTGGGAGTGGGCGATTTTTTTGGGGAGCTTTGCCTGGCGGGCTTTCCTCTTCGTGTCTCTACCGCCGTTGCGCTCACCGCCAGTTCGATACGGGAGATCACGAAGGCATCCATGGCCCGTATCCTTCGCCGGAAGAGCAAGGTGACGCATCCTTTCGTGTCTTACCTGCTCTCCAGCGTCAAGACGTATCAGGACCATGTGGCGGAATTGCTGACTTCTTCTTCCGAACAACGGCTGGCTCGCGTTCTGCTGCGGCTGGCCCATCTGGACAGGCGAGGTCCAGCCATCACCGGGCTTCCCCACCTAAGTCACCAGGTCCTGGCGGAGATGGTGGGCACTACCCGTCCGCGCATCAATTTTTTCATGAACCGATTCAGGAAGAGGGGATACATCAACTACAACGGCGGAATAGAAGTATACAAATCGTTGAAGAACGTCCTGCAGTCGCGCTAG
- a CDS encoding phosphoribosylanthranilate isomerase codes for MAVSLGVDALGFLVGLSYRTDDELDLQSAQRIIAEVPPFVSSVLVTHQVDLGWVARACGQSGCNVVQLHGDFALAQIPQLRQMAPNVRIIKAVNIVDESAVTRAVAAAQQADAVLLDSRTATRIGGTGKTHDWTISARIVQAVEKPVILAGGLKPENVARAIKVVQPFAVDVNSGLEFPDGSKSPQKVEDFISLAKATAGAGTHGVPAG; via the coding sequence ATGGCCGTGTCTTTGGGCGTGGACGCTCTGGGGTTCCTGGTCGGGCTGAGCTATCGCACTGATGACGAACTCGACCTGCAATCGGCGCAGCGCATCATTGCAGAGGTTCCTCCTTTTGTTTCCTCAGTTCTGGTCACTCACCAAGTAGACTTGGGCTGGGTTGCTCGGGCGTGTGGGCAAAGCGGATGCAACGTCGTGCAACTGCACGGCGATTTTGCTTTGGCGCAGATTCCGCAGCTACGCCAAATGGCTCCCAATGTGCGGATCATCAAAGCCGTCAACATTGTGGACGAAAGCGCAGTGACACGTGCCGTGGCCGCGGCCCAGCAGGCTGATGCCGTCTTGCTGGACTCCCGCACCGCCACCCGCATCGGCGGGACCGGAAAAACCCACGATTGGACGATCAGCGCGCGGATCGTACAGGCCGTCGAGAAACCCGTCATACTGGCGGGAGGGCTCAAGCCAGAAAACGTGGCCAGGGCGATTAAGGTGGTCCAACCTTTCGCCGTAGATGTCAACAGCGGTCTGGAGTTTCCAGATGGGTCGAAATCTCCGCAGAAGGTCGAGGATTTCATCAGCTTGGCCAAGGCAACGGCTGGCGCGGGGACACATGGCGTACCGGCAGGGTGA
- a CDS encoding response regulator: MASPSRYDVLVVDDDEAVGDSLVLLLRRSGYDVRSATHGFDALLQLKKKAPDILISDLNMPQMSGFELLSVVRRRFPQISVIAMSGAYESGEAVPGGVIADAFYNKGQSNPQALLHIVAELIGTSAARTVEHKRESAPVWIPRNGHDSHGIPYVVVTCTECLRSFPLSVAHEDLQKIQETPCLFCPNTVRYIIDFSLATASPRPEAERQLSTKPAGAPGPHGTASTSA; encoded by the coding sequence ATGGCGAGCCCTTCCCGGTATGACGTTCTTGTAGTGGACGATGACGAGGCCGTCGGCGACAGCCTGGTTCTGTTGCTGAGGCGGTCAGGATATGACGTGCGGAGTGCGACACACGGCTTTGACGCTCTTTTGCAGTTGAAAAAGAAAGCCCCTGATATATTGATTTCCGACCTCAATATGCCGCAAATGTCGGGCTTTGAGTTGCTTTCCGTGGTTCGCCGGCGCTTTCCCCAGATATCCGTGATCGCTATGAGTGGCGCTTATGAGTCCGGGGAGGCCGTACCCGGCGGCGTGATTGCCGACGCTTTTTACAACAAGGGCCAAAGCAATCCACAGGCGCTCTTGCATATCGTGGCCGAACTGATCGGGACTTCTGCGGCGCGCACCGTGGAACACAAGAGAGAGTCCGCTCCGGTCTGGATACCCCGGAACGGGCACGATTCACACGGAATACCCTACGTGGTGGTGACCTGCACGGAGTGCTTGCGCTCATTTCCGCTAAGCGTGGCACACGAAGACCTGCAGAAGATCCAGGAAACTCCTTGCCTCTTCTGTCCGAACACGGTCAGATACATCATTGATTTTTCGCTGGCCACTGCGTCGCCACGGCCAGAAGCGGAGAGACAACTCAGCACGAAACCCGCCGGCGCACCCGGTCCGCATGGGACCGCCTCTACATCCGCCTGA